In Nomascus leucogenys isolate Asia chromosome 8, Asia_NLE_v1, whole genome shotgun sequence, a single genomic region encodes these proteins:
- the SFTPC gene encoding pulmonary surfactant-associated protein C isoform X2: MNPGHTWERRRQEHSTCSKMDVGSKEVLMESPPDYSEAPRGRFGIPCCPVHLKRLLIVVVVVVLVVVVIVGALLMGLHMSQKHTEMVLEMSIGAPEAQQRLALSEHLGTTATFSIGSTGLVVYDYQRLLITYKPAPGTCCYIMKIAPESIPSLEALTRKVQNFQAKPAVPTSKLGQAEGRDAGSAPSGGDPASLGMAVSTLCGEVPLYYI; encoded by the exons ATGA ACCCTGGTCACACCTGGGAGAGGAGGAGACAAGAGCATAGCACCTGCAGCAAGATGGATGTGGGCAGCAAAGAGGTCCTGATGGAGAGCCCGCCG GACTACTCCGAAGCTCCCCGGGGCCGATTTGGCATCCCCTGCTGCCCGGTGCACCTGAAACGCCTTCTCatcgtggtggtggtggtggtcctCGTTGTCGTGGTGATTGTGGGAGCCCTACTCATGGGTCTCCACATGAGCCAGAAACACACGGAGATG GTTCTGGAGATGAGCATTGGGGCACCAGAAGCCCAGCAACGCCTGGCCCTGAGTGAGCACCTGGGTACCACGGCCACCTTCTCCATTGGCTCCACTGGCCTCGTGGTGTATGACTACCAGCGG CTCCTGATCACCTACAAGCCAGCCCCTGGCACCTGCTGCTACATCATGAAGATTGCTCCAGAGAGCATCCCCAGTCTTGAGGCTCTCACTAGAAAAGTCCAGAACttccag GCCAAGCCCGCAGTGCCTACTTCTAAGctgggccaggcagaggggcgAGATGCAGGCTCAGCACCCTCCGGAGGGGACCCGGCCTCCCTGGGCATGGCCGTGAGCACCCTGTGTGGCGAGGTGCCGCTCTACTACATCTAG
- the SFTPC gene encoding pulmonary surfactant-associated protein C isoform X1, translated as MPAVLGSPAGRLPTWLRPSTHPGHTWERRRQEHSTCSKMDVGSKEVLMESPPDYSEAPRGRFGIPCCPVHLKRLLIVVVVVVLVVVVIVGALLMGLHMSQKHTEMVLEMSIGAPEAQQRLALSEHLGTTATFSIGSTGLVVYDYQRLLITYKPAPGTCCYIMKIAPESIPSLEALTRKVQNFQAKPAVPTSKLGQAEGRDAGSAPSGGDPASLGMAVSTLCGEVPLYYI; from the exons ATGCCTGCAGTGCTTGGCTCTCCCGCTGGCCGGCTGCCCACCTGGCTCAGGCCCAGTACTC ACCCTGGTCACACCTGGGAGAGGAGGAGACAAGAGCATAGCACCTGCAGCAAGATGGATGTGGGCAGCAAAGAGGTCCTGATGGAGAGCCCGCCG GACTACTCCGAAGCTCCCCGGGGCCGATTTGGCATCCCCTGCTGCCCGGTGCACCTGAAACGCCTTCTCatcgtggtggtggtggtggtcctCGTTGTCGTGGTGATTGTGGGAGCCCTACTCATGGGTCTCCACATGAGCCAGAAACACACGGAGATG GTTCTGGAGATGAGCATTGGGGCACCAGAAGCCCAGCAACGCCTGGCCCTGAGTGAGCACCTGGGTACCACGGCCACCTTCTCCATTGGCTCCACTGGCCTCGTGGTGTATGACTACCAGCGG CTCCTGATCACCTACAAGCCAGCCCCTGGCACCTGCTGCTACATCATGAAGATTGCTCCAGAGAGCATCCCCAGTCTTGAGGCTCTCACTAGAAAAGTCCAGAACttccag GCCAAGCCCGCAGTGCCTACTTCTAAGctgggccaggcagaggggcgAGATGCAGGCTCAGCACCCTCCGGAGGGGACCCGGCCTCCCTGGGCATGGCCGTGAGCACCCTGTGTGGCGAGGTGCCGCTCTACTACATCTAG